A portion of the Babylonia areolata isolate BAREFJ2019XMU chromosome 4, ASM4173473v1, whole genome shotgun sequence genome contains these proteins:
- the LOC143281616 gene encoding uncharacterized protein LOC143281616 isoform X2, with product MTSGRGKKKDGTGHTDRQIVLCPWREEEEEGEVVGRRGEGGGRGCRLELLDVVQKDGVFSTLYRCRDSNTHRQYLIKKVHLGRLDDRDVRYRLREIPIWTHLRHRHILTCLHGWQSGADLWLLSEAASDTVERVVMEKGQPPPEALFQNWLYQLASALQYLHEFQDKPILHRNLKPSNIMVVPHYVLKISDFGFSKELQDIDAMARSCVGTANIMSPEMVNKEPYSAKTDMWSLGITAVFIATLQDAIMANTYDTVFRKTSRGQVRGIAGQYSPGTEDLVHSLLQVDPLLRPSASQFLTDLRLCSKHCATPADAGSYPGRQMVPQKNPVNRQGSRSGQRSAAARQGHESLPQARGGGLKKTTQPPPPAAASPEDGLPGTPTSKKTSKPSARKERTAGSQRTPSLLSRDKAAHTESPIAGEVVASNQRRAGEHPTPSAESLSLSILCTILDKTNRASRAGSARGQGRDHNSRRCVRDAGRETRRPQVVAAAPGAAAAAASSEPIDIVSSGARAVQRSDSRSSRRGKAVSDNGMTKSPKGKAPREDTVSLAEPETPKGRRTQDVVDLPASDRRSGRGRQGTGERTAEDVLLLQGLGNLELGDLGNTDTFTTNPQMINTFPGAFNVDRLLPPVAHDFSTQHTPAEEDGSRSPARPRHRSECELAPRDRGGSGRWNDGQADTTSGYAHTSFLFDAPESSWPQHMREYWVIANDLVTRMGADTFFTALKYARLFSESEVQWLREKGMVSAGQCMDSLKRLLALDSQLDDDTLFAFNDTLRRLPHAGDEPA from the exons ATGACCAgcggaagaggaaagaaaaaagacggcACCGGACACACAGATCGCCAGATCGTCCTCTGCCCGTggcgggaggaagaggaggagggggaggtggtggggagaagaggagagggaggagggagggggtgcaggcTGGAGTTGCTGGACGTGGTTCAGAAGGACGGCGTCTTCAGCACGCTGTACAGGTGTCGGGACTCCAACACTCACAGACAG TACCTGATAAAGAAGGTGCACCTCGGGAGGCTGGACGACAGGGATGTCAGGTACCGTCTGAGGGAGATCCCGATCTGGACACACCTGAGGCACCGCCACATCCTCACCTGCCTACACGGCTGGCAG AGTGGCGCTGACCTGTGGCTACTGAGCGAGGCGGCGTCAGACACGGTGGAGCGGGTGGTGATGGAGAAGGGTCAGCCCCCTCCCGAAGCCCTCTTCCAGAACTGGCTCTATCAGCTGGCCTCCGCCCTGCAG TATCTTCACGAATTCCAAGACAAACCCATTCTGCACCGGAACCTCAAACCCAGCAACATCATGGTAGTTCCACACTATGTCCTCAAAATCAGTGACTTCGGATTTTCCAA AGAGTTACAGGACATAGACGCGATGGCCAGGAGTTGTGTGGGGACGGCCAACATCATGAGTCCTGAGATGGTCAACAAGGAGCCCTACAGCGCCAAG ACCGACATGTGGAGCCTGGGCATCACAGCGGTGTTCATCGCCACACTGCAGGACGCTATCATGGCCAACACCTACGACACTGTCTTCAGGAAAACCAGCCGGGGACAG GTGCGAGGCATCGCCGGCCAGTACAGCCCGGGCACAGAGGACCTGGTCCACAGTCTCCTGCAGGTcgaccccctcctccgcccctccgCCTCCCAGTTCCTCACCGACCTCCGCCTCTGCTCCAAACACTGCGCCACCCCCGCCGACGCCGGCAGCtacccaggcagacagatggtTCCACAGAAAAACCCTGTAAACCGTCAGGGGTCAAGGTCAGGGCAAAGGTCAGCAGCTGCACGACAAGGTCACGAATCCCTTCCTCAGGCCCGAGGCGGAGGACTGAAGAAGAcgacacagccaccaccaccagcagcagcgaGCCCCGAAGACGGCCTCCCTGGAACACCCACGTCAAAGAAAACCTCAAAGCCCTCAGCACGGAAGGAACGTACAGCAGGGTCACAGAGGACGCCGTCTCTCCTGTCACGAGACAAAGCGGCACACACTGAAAGCCCCATAGCGGGTGAGGTCGTGGCATCGAATCAGCGCCGCGCCGGCGAGCACCCAACCCCCAGCGCAGAGAGCCTCTCCCTGTCGATTCTCTGCACCATCCTCGACAAGACCAATCGTGCGTCACGTGCAGGATCGGCAAGAGGTCAAGGTCGTGACCATAACTCTCGTCGGTGCGTCAGGGATGCAGGAAGAGAAACGAGGCGGCCCCAGGTCGTGGCTGCTGCCcccggagcagcagcagcagcagcatcgtctgAGCCGATAGACATCGTGTCCAGTGGTGCTCGAGCAGTTCAGAGAAGTGACAGTAGAAGCAGCAGGAGAGGAAAAGCTGTGTCTGATAACGGGATGACAAAGTCACCTAAAGGGAAGGCTCCACGTGAAGACACTGTGTCGCTGGCGGAACCCGAGACACCTAAGGGCCGGCGCACACAGGACGTCGTAGACTTGCCCGCTTCCGATCGACGGTCCGGCAGAGGAAGACAGGGTACCGGTGAAAGAACTGCAGAAGACGTTCTTCTCCTCCAAGGCCTGGGCAATCTGGAACTGGGGGACCTGGGGAACACGGACACCTTTACCACGAATCCCCAGATGATCAACACCTTCCCTGGAGCTTTCAATGTCGACAGACTCTTGCCGCCAGTCGCACACGACTTTTCTACTCAGCACACCCCCGCCGAGGAAGACGGGTCAAGGTCACCGGCTCGGCCACGTCACCGCTCGGAGTGTGAATTGGCACCACGTGACAGAGGAGGAAGCGGAAGGTGGAATGACGGACAGGCTGATACCACTTCCGGCTATGCTcatacttcctttctttttgatG CACCAGAAAGTTCCTGGCCTCAACATATGCGAGAGTACTGGGTCATTGCAAa cGATCTTGTGACGAGAATGGGCGCCGACACTTTCTTCACAGCTCTCAAGTACGCCCGTTTGTTTTCAGAAAGTGAAGTGCAA TGGCTGCGAGAGAAGGGAATGGTGTCAGCGGGTCAGTGCATGGACAGCCTCAAGAGGCTGCTGGCGCTGGACTCGCAGCTGGACGACGACACTCTCTTCGCCTTCAACGACACGCTCAGGCGGCTGCCACACGCCGGAGACGAACCTGCCTGA
- the LOC143281616 gene encoding uncharacterized protein LOC143281616 isoform X1, translating to MTSGRGKKKDGTGHTDRQIVLCPWREEEEEGEVVGRRGEGGGRGCRLELLDVVQKDGVFSTLYRCRDSNTHRQYLIKKVHLGRLDDRDVRYRLREIPIWTHLRHRHILTCLHGWQSGADLWLLSEAASDTVERVVMEKGQPPPEALFQNWLYQLASALQYLHEFQDKPILHRNLKPSNIMVVPHYVLKISDFGFSKELQDIDAMARSCVGTANIMSPEMVNKEPYSAKTDMWSLGITAVFIATLQDAIMANTYDTVFRKTSRGQVRGIAGQYSPGTEDLVHSLLQVDPLLRPSASQFLTDLRLCSKHCATPADAGSYPGRQMVPQKNPVNRQGSRSGQRSAAARQGHESLPQARGGGLKKTTQPPPPAAASPEDGLPGTPTSKKTSKPSARKERTAGSQRTPSLLSRDKAAHTESPIAGEVVASNQRRAGEHPTPSAESLSLSILCTILDKTNRASRAGSARGQGRDHNSRRCVRDAGRETRRPQVVAAAPGAAAAAASSEPIDIVSSGARAVQRSDSRSSRRGKAVSDNGMTKSPKGKAPREDTVSLAEPETPKGRRTQDVVDLPASDRRSGRGRQGTGERTAEDVLLLQGLGNLELGDLGNTDTFTTNPQMINTFPGAFNVDRLLPPVAHDFSTQHTPAEEDGSRSPARPRHRSECELAPRDRGGSGRWNDGQADTTSGYAHTSFLFDAPESSWPQHMREYWVIANDLVTRMGADTFFTALKYARLFSESEVQQWLREKGMVSAGQCMDSLKRLLALDSQLDDDTLFAFNDTLRRLPHAGDEPA from the exons ATGACCAgcggaagaggaaagaaaaaagacggcACCGGACACACAGATCGCCAGATCGTCCTCTGCCCGTggcgggaggaagaggaggagggggaggtggtggggagaagaggagagggaggagggagggggtgcaggcTGGAGTTGCTGGACGTGGTTCAGAAGGACGGCGTCTTCAGCACGCTGTACAGGTGTCGGGACTCCAACACTCACAGACAG TACCTGATAAAGAAGGTGCACCTCGGGAGGCTGGACGACAGGGATGTCAGGTACCGTCTGAGGGAGATCCCGATCTGGACACACCTGAGGCACCGCCACATCCTCACCTGCCTACACGGCTGGCAG AGTGGCGCTGACCTGTGGCTACTGAGCGAGGCGGCGTCAGACACGGTGGAGCGGGTGGTGATGGAGAAGGGTCAGCCCCCTCCCGAAGCCCTCTTCCAGAACTGGCTCTATCAGCTGGCCTCCGCCCTGCAG TATCTTCACGAATTCCAAGACAAACCCATTCTGCACCGGAACCTCAAACCCAGCAACATCATGGTAGTTCCACACTATGTCCTCAAAATCAGTGACTTCGGATTTTCCAA AGAGTTACAGGACATAGACGCGATGGCCAGGAGTTGTGTGGGGACGGCCAACATCATGAGTCCTGAGATGGTCAACAAGGAGCCCTACAGCGCCAAG ACCGACATGTGGAGCCTGGGCATCACAGCGGTGTTCATCGCCACACTGCAGGACGCTATCATGGCCAACACCTACGACACTGTCTTCAGGAAAACCAGCCGGGGACAG GTGCGAGGCATCGCCGGCCAGTACAGCCCGGGCACAGAGGACCTGGTCCACAGTCTCCTGCAGGTcgaccccctcctccgcccctccgCCTCCCAGTTCCTCACCGACCTCCGCCTCTGCTCCAAACACTGCGCCACCCCCGCCGACGCCGGCAGCtacccaggcagacagatggtTCCACAGAAAAACCCTGTAAACCGTCAGGGGTCAAGGTCAGGGCAAAGGTCAGCAGCTGCACGACAAGGTCACGAATCCCTTCCTCAGGCCCGAGGCGGAGGACTGAAGAAGAcgacacagccaccaccaccagcagcagcgaGCCCCGAAGACGGCCTCCCTGGAACACCCACGTCAAAGAAAACCTCAAAGCCCTCAGCACGGAAGGAACGTACAGCAGGGTCACAGAGGACGCCGTCTCTCCTGTCACGAGACAAAGCGGCACACACTGAAAGCCCCATAGCGGGTGAGGTCGTGGCATCGAATCAGCGCCGCGCCGGCGAGCACCCAACCCCCAGCGCAGAGAGCCTCTCCCTGTCGATTCTCTGCACCATCCTCGACAAGACCAATCGTGCGTCACGTGCAGGATCGGCAAGAGGTCAAGGTCGTGACCATAACTCTCGTCGGTGCGTCAGGGATGCAGGAAGAGAAACGAGGCGGCCCCAGGTCGTGGCTGCTGCCcccggagcagcagcagcagcagcatcgtctgAGCCGATAGACATCGTGTCCAGTGGTGCTCGAGCAGTTCAGAGAAGTGACAGTAGAAGCAGCAGGAGAGGAAAAGCTGTGTCTGATAACGGGATGACAAAGTCACCTAAAGGGAAGGCTCCACGTGAAGACACTGTGTCGCTGGCGGAACCCGAGACACCTAAGGGCCGGCGCACACAGGACGTCGTAGACTTGCCCGCTTCCGATCGACGGTCCGGCAGAGGAAGACAGGGTACCGGTGAAAGAACTGCAGAAGACGTTCTTCTCCTCCAAGGCCTGGGCAATCTGGAACTGGGGGACCTGGGGAACACGGACACCTTTACCACGAATCCCCAGATGATCAACACCTTCCCTGGAGCTTTCAATGTCGACAGACTCTTGCCGCCAGTCGCACACGACTTTTCTACTCAGCACACCCCCGCCGAGGAAGACGGGTCAAGGTCACCGGCTCGGCCACGTCACCGCTCGGAGTGTGAATTGGCACCACGTGACAGAGGAGGAAGCGGAAGGTGGAATGACGGACAGGCTGATACCACTTCCGGCTATGCTcatacttcctttctttttgatG CACCAGAAAGTTCCTGGCCTCAACATATGCGAGAGTACTGGGTCATTGCAAa cGATCTTGTGACGAGAATGGGCGCCGACACTTTCTTCACAGCTCTCAAGTACGCCCGTTTGTTTTCAGAAAGTGAAGTGCAA CAGTGGCTGCGAGAGAAGGGAATGGTGTCAGCGGGTCAGTGCATGGACAGCCTCAAGAGGCTGCTGGCGCTGGACTCGCAGCTGGACGACGACACTCTCTTCGCCTTCAACGACACGCTCAGGCGGCTGCCACACGCCGGAGACGAACCTGCCTGA